The following proteins are co-located in the Solenopsis invicta isolate M01_SB chromosome 7, UNIL_Sinv_3.0, whole genome shotgun sequence genome:
- the LOC105199526 gene encoding uncharacterized protein LOC105199526, producing MKNYVYVILLLMCGLAHFTTQVRGYCHWGGQMLELGSHTIYPCRRLECKENDIIKIVGCPRLTCPPDSTLYVTPRDDKKEFPDCCQKPLCVRRSSPIFPEDKK from the exons ATGAAGAATTACGTTTACGTGATCCTACTTTTGATGTGCGGGCTAGCTCATTTTACTACGCAAGTACGAg GTTACTGCCATTGGGGAGGCCAAATGTTAGAACTGGGTTCGCATACAATTTATCCATGCAGGCGTTTAGAGTGTAAAGagaatgatataataaaaattgtcgg ATGTCCAAGATTAACTTGCCCCCCTGATTCAACATTGTATGTTACGCCCAGGGACGACAAAAAAGAATTTCCAGACTGCTGTCAAAAACCTCTTTGTGTTCGCCGTAGTTCTCCCATATTTCCTgaagacaaaaaataa